The Bacteroides ovatus genomic interval CAGACCTCCGTATCCGGAGTCGAATACTCCGATAGGTCCGGGCGTATGGGATAGATGTTGCTTCATGACACACTTGATTTATATACGCAAATGTACACCAAAAAAAGGGAAAGAGAAAGAAGATGATCCTTCTTTCTCTTTCCCTTTTGGTATTTCTTTATTCTTGGTCAGCTCTTATTTGATACCAAGATTTGCTTTTACCTTGCTAGTCAAGTTGATGCTCTGTGATTCGTTTACATAAGGAATCGAAGTTCTTGCCAGGTCGAAGATATAGATCACCCCTTCAGCAGCACCTACTGCTTTGATAGCATTGTCCAACTTCTGGTAGATAGGAGCCATTGCATCATTTTGAGCTTTCTGCATTTGTTGTTGAGCATCCTGTTGGAATTGCTCTTGTCTCTGCATCATATCTTGCAACTCTTTCTGTCTTCTTTCAGCGATGTTAGGAGGAAGAGAATCCTTAGCGATAGCTTGTTGGAATTCCTGATATTTCTTGTTGAATTCTTCCTGCGTTCTCTGTAGTTCGGCAGTAAGTTGTTTTTCTAAAGTCTGAATATCATTTTGAGCTTTGGTGAATTCCGGCATCACAGTGATGATTTCCTGTGCATTAATGTGGCCGAATTTCAGGTTCTGTGCAAATACACCCATTGGGAGTGCAAGCAACATTACAAGTGCAATTTTTTTTAGCATAGTTCTATAATTTATTTGAATGATTTTTAGTTATTTCCAGCTGCAAATGTATGAAATTAATTTGAATATCCTAATTTTCTTAGGATTTCATCACTAATATCTATGCGTGGATTTGCAAATATTATACCTGTAGCAGAGGCTCTGTCAATTACCATATCATATCCATGTTGCTGTGATATAGCTTTCACTGCTTCATAAATATCATCCTGAATCGGAGTAATCAACTTGTCTCTCATCTTGGCTAATTCGCCTTCCGGACCGAAGTAGTTACGCTTCAGCTCGGCTGCTTCTTTTTCCTTCGCTACGATTGCATCTTCTGTCTTTGTTTTTTGTGCGGCAGAAAAAGTGGAAGATTTTGCCTGGTAATCCTGGAACATCTTCTGTGCTTCTTTAGCCAGAGCTTCTACTTCACTCTGGTATTTCTTCGTAGCTTCTTGCATTTGCTCGTTAGCGCTTTGAGCTGCCGGAATATTCTTCATAATATATTCCGTATCGATCAGTGCAAATTTCTGTGCATTTGCTGCCATGCTGACAGCAAATAGCATCATGATTAATAGAACAGACTTTCTCATAACGTTTAGTTTTTGATGATACATTAGAATTCTTGTCCTAAGATAAAGTGGAACTGGCTTCCTCCATATTGTTTAGAACCAAATACTTTGTCGAAACCGTAACCCCAGTCAATACCCATCATACCAATCATCGGAAGGAAGATACGAACACCGACACCGGCAGAACGTTTCAACTCGAATGGATTGAATTTCTTGATATCATGCCATGCGTTACCTGCTTCAAGGAAACCTAACACATAAATGTTAGTACTTGTTTCCAGCATCAACGGATATCTC includes:
- a CDS encoding OmpH family outer membrane protein, with amino-acid sequence MLKKIALVMLLALPMGVFAQNLKFGHINAQEIITVMPEFTKAQNDIQTLEKQLTAELQRTQEEFNKKYQEFQQAIAKDSLPPNIAERRQKELQDMMQRQEQFQQDAQQQMQKAQNDAMAPIYQKLDNAIKAVGAAEGVIYIFDLARTSIPYVNESQSINLTSKVKANLGIK
- a CDS encoding OmpH family outer membrane protein, translating into MRKSVLLIMMLFAVSMAANAQKFALIDTEYIMKNIPAAQSANEQMQEATKKYQSEVEALAKEAQKMFQDYQAKSSTFSAAQKTKTEDAIVAKEKEAAELKRNYFGPEGELAKMRDKLITPIQDDIYEAVKAISQQHGYDMVIDRASATGIIFANPRIDISDEILRKLGYSN